DNA from Brassica napus cultivar Da-Ae chromosome C4, Da-Ae, whole genome shotgun sequence:
TTTTATTGTTCAAACTCTGATAGATATATTCATGTAAATGCATCTTTGTTGGTAGATATGCTCATCCATGGTGGAAAGAGAAAGTCATTAACTCTGAGGAGAAGAGGAAAGAAGGCCTTTGCCCTTTAACTCTAGAGGAAACTGCTCTCACGCTGACCGCCTTGGGTATTGACCGTAACGTTCAAATATACATAGCTGCTGGAGAAATCTACGGTGGTGATAGGCGGATGAAGGCTTTAACAGACGCTTTTCCAAATGTGGTAAGTTAGTCACTTCATTTTTTCTGCAATTATTTCAAAACTTGTAATCTTCAATTGATTCCATTATCATAACTAACTCAGGTCCGGAAAGAAACCATACTCGAATCCTCTGATCTTGATTTTTGCCGAAACCATTCATCTCAAATGGCTGCACTTGATTACCAATAAGTATTAAGAGCGGTGTCTTTTCAttgtaaaataaattagtttaaaaataattgaaatattcCAATAAGTATGTTTCtacaattatttaattttaaagagTCGTATCTTCTCATTATAAAAGAtaacttatttttgtaacacatttatttctttacaaaaaatTGCAAACagttttttataaaagattatcttataaaatatgaaatatctatttttataaatgagtTACCGTGCGACATCGCACGGGTTCTTTGCCTAGTACATACAACAGTAAACCCAACAAATATTGCTGTGGTgatgattataaataaattgtCTAACAGTCTATGATCAAgagaaaaattattaagaatTACAAGGTAACATCTCTGATTTTGT
Protein-coding regions in this window:
- the LOC106398201 gene encoding rhamnogalacturonan I rhamnosyltransferase 1-like; amino-acid sequence: MLAFSGCSHGCNPEEEEELTRMRYAHPWWKEKVINSEEKRKEGLCPLTLEETALTLTALGIDRNVQIYIAAGEIYGGDRRMKALTDAFPNVVRKETILESSDLDFCRNHSSQMAALDYQ